CTGTGAGTAATTATGTATTAATGTGCACTTTGATTTATTCAAAGCAGCTGTGAGGTAGGTCTCGCACCTCTTCTTGTGTCTGAATCTCGTCCATGTTCCCCGGTTCTTTGTGCCTTCTTTGAAACTCTGCTCTGGATTCATTCGATAAGAATTACAGGGCAAAGCGACTGCATCCCCATTCACTGAGACACCACCTGGAACACCTGCACTGATGACCCTGCCAGATGCTGAGGCATCATTGAAAGCTGAAATCACCCTTCCTTGTTTCTTGGTTGTCCTTCGTGGCACTCTTTTTCCACCATAGTCCTTGCACTCATGGTTAATATGACCATTAACCATGCACTGTGGCCTGTTAACATTCTCTGTGCCAtttgatgtcctctcactggtTTTAGTAGCTGCAGTTGGGCAGCCATTGTGACCAACTCCATTTACCAAATCTGTGCCTGGAACCTGACCATTGACTTGGCAGTTGGTTTTACAGGAGTAAGGACgtgttcctcttcttctgcctTCATAGTTCATGTTATACTGAGGCATCACGTCACCTGAAATGCATAGGTCAAGAGTGTTATGGAAGTGTAAAGAGTGACAGAAAAAAGCAAACTTAATTTTGACAAATCTAGTAAACCATTATTTATTGATCACAATCAGTTTGATTGgggtaatatttaactcaacattcatgtttttgttctggaatgaaataattgattgttcaataataTATCTAACACTTCATAAAGTTCTATTTACAaagaaatctgttttaattttattattttggatggatgtctgcttataacaaaacaaatatttatgtttgGATATAATACCTTTCCATtcaattaccctcaattcccagttaattccaaTTAATTCCCTTAAAtttccataattcccatggaaagtttccaatttggaatattcccaaaattccccagtttaacttcccatgacccctttgcaaccctattagATACACGCAATGAAATGTAAATACATTGTTTCTTTGAGAATGATCTTGTTGAGATGTGAAGCTGACTCTGAAGCTTTGTAGAACAGACTCTCCTGTCGGATTTAATCCTATGATTTAATCCAGATAGTTTTTCCCCACCTTCTTGAGAGGTTCAACTCTGACCTCAAGTCAACTTTCTCCGGCTTGGCTTAGTTTAGCTTTTCCCCATAACTTCTCATTGTGCTTACTTTGATCTCCCTTTTGATAAAACTGTTCATTGTGTTAGTCTTAAAGGCAAAATGATTGTTgacattaaactttaaacactgaTACAAACCGCTCTCGTTACATTGGCTCTAGCTAACTAACAGATCTCTGCCTGCTGCAGCAGCTTGCTAACGACTACCATTCGTTTGTTTCACACGTGGACAGAAATATCAAATCACTTTACAAAACACGAATTGGGATCACGCTTTCATAGTGACATACTTCCATATTTAACGCTATCCCAAAAGTTTTTAAACAAATTTAGCATGCTGCCGCTCACCTGTACCAGAAGCACGCCTCCCCGTGAGTAGCACACCACCAACCTGTCGACCAGCACGAGCAACAAACTGTAATCCGACAGGAGGTGACGCCAGAAACCACTCAAATACAACGCCATGTTGTTTCAGGGAATGAGGCACTAGAAGAACCCTGTAACAACCAAGGAACTAGCCCCTTAGATTAAACTTTACATTGTACAGAGTGAACAaatgctggaaaaaaaacttttttattcAGAATTGAAACCCATGAAGACTAACTAGAGAAGCAATGCTGGAAAGTTTGTGATCCATGACGCCCCCCTAGAAAATAACCTCTCCAAAACAACTAAGGCATCAACACATTTCCCTGATGCTCATGGACTCTCCAACACCATTATTTGTGCTAAATCGTagctatttaaagctgctgttggtagtcacagagtaattCAAGACACTGCagcttgtttaaattaattctgcttTTGCAATCAGATAAGCCAAAACTTATCTGTTATTTAGgagcttttctgaagaatgtccttccagtgtttaagtaagatctgttgtacttcaaacatgccgtgtgccatcattgtattgttttgtttatttgtaatttatgttctgtggctccataccatgtgcatggtctgagcatcaaattaaaatgaatgaataaaatgaatgaatttaaTGCACTTTTAACTTTTGGACAACTCAGAATCCtaatttttaacctttcaaccCCGCACTGCAACTTTTTTAGCTAGGTTAACCTGTGTATATTATTCTACCATTTGTATTGCCGGCCCTTCttgttttagtgcttttatagtcaatccccaacacctccttttattattttatttgatcttttaattgtttttatatccaattcaaaaatgcattgttgcttgtttgtgtctgtttttttaaatgtgactgtaaATAActcgatatcattgtaaatgagggttgcccctcaatgatctctcgagtataaataaaggttcattgattgattgattgattgttcagAGCAagcggtctaaaaatatgagtccaatgcgaaagtgttaaaaactgcagttcatcgaacatccgcttgaggctggctccagaagtaacggaaaccacatacacaccaatttaaaaaaaactatctttacagcagaaataaacatgtttacagcctggtacaaaagacaagtgtagtctggatagctcatgtctctatcagcacaaattcgaagatattgagtttctgagtcttccaatgagaggcacagctgacttgattgacaggcgggaacactgtagctgttcgaTGGAGGCtcgaagcccgcctctttacgtcacaatcgcttgacaccAGCAATATGGTTGcagccgatgattggcctcaaaacagcgcttcagaaacagttgggtgacgtcacggatactacatccatatttgatacagtctagGGTTCAgggagagggacttcgaatgtcaacactatccctcccaaccagacttcctcttagccccccaacacagatcagcgTGTGCAGTCTTGATAGTGCCGGAATCATAATCAATCTGAGGACATAGttggggccgccccttaaccaatcagggcagaggattggagattagctataaTTAGTCAGTcgtaacgggaacgaggggaataataacattacttgatacaaaggcattggaaaaacgcagagatttcgcaatagtctcaaattactccacttaccgttGAGTACCGTTGGGCATTATGATCTTTCTCCAGACCcggcagaaaaaaagcaacattttttttacatcattcctgccaacagcagctttaataacacCATATGCTTATCTTTAGTATTGTCGACTTAGCTCTCACACAAAGGCATGGATGTACCAACCTGGGTCAAAGCTTAGCAACGTTACTGCACACTTCATACTCAGCTAGTTGCTTACTTTCTAAACAcacctgaaaaaaacattgaaatagaAGAAATATCACAAATATATCAATAAATGGTTCGCTCTTTAAGTAAAATGAGACATGGAGactaaaatgacaaaaacacaatgaaTCAGGATTGCCACCAAAGCAGTTTTATTGCTATTAATAGTGACTACATCGCATTGGATAGTcctaataaattaaaatgtaagagCTACAAGAAATGAGTTTGTGACACATTTTACAGCTTTATGTACCATTTATTCATTTCCATCCAGCTAGAGTCAAAAGATTTGTGAGGCAAAACAAGACACAAATCAGCAGGTACTGTTATAAGTTAATATTGCTCATAATGCTCACCATTTAGCTTAAGTTAGGAAGACAGTTTACTACCATATAAAAGCCAGTTTGAAGCAAGATGAAAAGCAATGGACTCACCGTGACTAACAAAAAAATGAGAAATGCATTAAAACATTTCccattgcattaaaaaaatcttcaaAGTATTTCCAAAATGCTAGCCTGGCCAGTGTACCATACAAAGCATTGTGCTCTACTGCTTTTCATAAAGGACACCTAAGCAATCACAAGTTCTTTCTTGttaaaactgtataaaatagttTTCATAgtatcaattcaaaaaagactggTGAGTGGCACATGAATACAAATTATCACTATATAATTACAACATTTACAAGTCGAGAAAATATGTCATACATCAACATAGAATGTAGCTTCAAAAAACTGTCAATCATTAGCAACATCGTTGGGAAAAATGTCCTCAAAAGGCACAGACAGAAGAAAAGGTGAACCatgcaaatgaaagaaaaactcaTTTTTGTGCAAGGAAGCAAAACTCAAGTTTAGAATCATTACATAATACAGCAGATTGTAATTGTTTCCCCTCTTCAATACAGTATTGAATACTGTACATGAGTTGTACAATGTATCTCATCCAATTACAGCCAATTTAAAGTCAGAGAATGTGAAATATCCAGATTTACATTCATGATATTTACAGTATCAGAGAGTTTCAGAGAGCCGTCTGGACTATAAACACAATCTGCAATTTGTGGGCTTCAATGAGATACCTAATCAAGTTCAATGTAACAAAAAGTGTCTCCTGTGCATGCTCACATACAATATCTGAGATGATTTTACAGAGCATAGAGACAATGGCTACCAGTAATCCACCATACACCCTATACATTCATAACCTTACAGTTCTGTGCAACATCATTGGGCTCATTGCTGGCAACAGTGTAGCTTTTCAAGCTAAGGCATTGCTAGCAAATAGCCACCATGTAAATTTAGAGTTCAAAGACACTCCTTGGTTGCAGCTTCTGTACCATACAGTGACACTCGACTTTTCATCTGAGCCAACTGAGGGCCACTTCTcagttacaaataaaaatactaatGTACTGATTGACACAGCAAGTGCTGTTGCATGTTTACTGGAAGACATGTTCTTGAAAAATCAAACTTCTCACCTTCGCTTGACCATCACCAACTTCACTTAAACCCTCGATTGCTAACACACATTGACCATCATCAGAATccactgctttttcttttttgattccTCTACCTTTAGACTTATCAgcttcaaagagctttacacttctttttttctccaggcacttcctcttcttctcttacaAACGTGCCACATTCCTTAGAGAACGTCTATATGATGAAggagaaaacatgtttatagatGAGATAAAATGTGACTGGTCTACCTTCATGTCTCTTAGGGTCAGAGTCAGGTTTACAATCTGCTTTCAAGCTCTCCGTCCATTTTCCTAAAATGATTCTCCCTACATCATACCAAGCTGTTTGTCTGAGGATAATAGACTTCTTGTTATACCAGGATACAGTAGAACCCACATCAGGCTTGTTACATTATTCCAGCTTTATGTCAAGGTACGTATGTCCAGCCTACTACAGTGAGTAACTCTGTTGATCCTCAAAGCATGTTGTTCCCAGTGGATTCCCAGGGAAAAAAATCACCAGATCTGTCCTATTAGTTCAAATGGGTGACAGTAGCTATAGTTCACAGCATAGACAGCTAATAAAGACACAGTTGCTTTTTGAGAGAAACTCTCTTTAGTTCAGCAGAGTCGCACTCTAACTTCTCTGCAAGAGAAGCTTTCTTCCTGCCACGAACAGCAGGGGGCGATGAGTGTCTATTTATATGTTCCATATTCCTGTAGAGTATCCTGACGTAGATTCCAATCTAACAACTGTAATGATCCTCAATCTCCTGAAACTGGGAGTGATTTTCATTCCAGTTGAGTTGATGTTAGTTCTTGATCTCCAGGATGGACGGGTTGTGGTCCAGGATGGACAGGATGATTTTGTCCATGTACTGCCGCAGACGTAAGTTAATTTCTTCCTGCTCCTTTAGGGCTTCCATTAACTAGGGAGGGAGAAGAACATCAAACACattatcatttcattttgtcaACAAGCTCAGCCATCAATTAATAATTTCTCAGGTATTACAATTAAGAGCATTCTTAGTTTTACTCTGGGATTCGAGAGCAGAACATCTGTACTCAATACTGACTACATTAAAGTTCTTGTATTGGATTCACCTGCACTATCTTGTAGATTATTTAACATATGCATAGAGCTGCTACTAAAGGCTAAATGAGATTCTTTCTAAATGTATCGGTTATTATAATTCAACAATATAGCAAACAATGTCTGAGGTAATAGTGTAAAAATGTCTTGTCCCACAAACAGCACAAACCAGCCCCCAAAAATCAAGTCAGAAAATGTTACATTACTTTTAAAGACCAGATACATAAGATggaaaatggaataaaaacaaattgaaaataaaggaaaaaacagaCCAGAAACCCTCAATCAATTCAATATATAGAAGGCAGAATCACAGTAGTAGTATTTGGTCAGTACCTATGTGTGGGAAAAAGCAGAGGTGATGACCTCATTATGCAGATTAAATTCAAATCCACAATTATGTTAAATTTAGAACACTACCCTGCTGTGATTTGCCCCAGAAAAACAATTTGACATTAGAAACTTATCCAGTTATAATCAACTTTCTTATCTTCCCAGTCTTAATTTTACCTGGTCTCTGGATGCGTTGTCTATCTCTGCAGCTAAAGACTGTGCCTTGGTCTGTGTGGCGAACAGGGTCTTTGCTTCATACAGGCTGAGGCTGAGGATCTGACCGTTGAGCTCATCATTCTGCTCCCTCAGCTTCTGGTTCTCCTACAGTACAGAAATAGGTCAGGAGGTAGAGAAAAGAACGATGAGAAAGGAGATACCAGTACATGGACAACACATTGATATCAGGAGAGATGATGCTTGGGAAAAAAATGCAGCTACTTAAGCCTCACTCATTCCATACAACATAACAACACGTGGTGCTTCAGCCAGCAGCGAACGCAGCAATGAACGTCTATTATGGCAACACCTACAGGACATTACACGGGTTAAGCGTGTTACAGAACAAACTGCTCCCCTGCTTGTCTGGTGTGTTATAAAAGCTCCATGATTAAGTTGCCTCTGAATGCTGACAAGAGGTCAGTTTGCTTTCCCCTTGTTCTATTCTTACTCATTAGTGAGGGAACAGCAGCACTGACCCCAATTCAGCTCAGGCAGGTTCGCTCTACTCCATTGTGATTAGTTGTTAATAATCAAGAGGTCAAAGTTCGCAGAAGCAATTTTACCATCAGACCAGGACGGAGCCGAGCCCCAGACAACACCAGGTGCTGGAATTCAGGGGGGAGAAAGTCCTGGGACACAAATcgctggacacacacacatacatagacaTTTATAGAGGTGTACAGGCAGACATAAAATAGTGAACTAATCTTTGTGGATGTCACGGGTGGTGTTGCTCAAATTATGGCGTTTATCAACACAGTGCAACAAAACTTGTCAGACCACAGACTAACACAGGGAATAACTTTTAACCTAAAACTGCAGAAAGAAgctataccaaaaaaactgagatgttaaaagaggaagacaagaaCACCTAACatagtattattatcattctcCTTCCTGCATTAGTGCTCTTTGGTTTGCTCTGAGGTTACATAAGGATCATTTTATCATGTAAGTTCCTGATAAGACACAAACTGTACAAATTAGCAGTTCTACCTGAGGGCAATGCATCATTCACATGGTTACAAGTTACAAGGCGGGACTTCTTCATTACCTTCTGCCTtctattgattttgttttcttcacctAGCCTTTATTACTGATGCATGCAACTTAAAGGGGCAAAAACCTCCTCTTACACCAGTCTTATCAGGAGGGACATCTGAAAATACTTATCTACTCTCTTATCTTGAATGTTTACTCTGCATCAGGTCTGTTCACTTTGCACAACAGTAAATTAGTAACAGCATTTGAGTTTCTAACGGGGGGAGATAAAAAGCATTGTGCCTGAGGAGACTGAAATTAAAGAATGTAGCACTCTGTGGCTGATGTTCTCATAAACTGCAGCTAAGACAGGTGATGAGAAGCTCAGCTCGGCTCAGGTCTGGACCCTGACTCCTTGGTAAACAATCAGAACAACATATTtggaagaatgttttttttatttctttaaagggATTTTTAATGAATGAGAGGAGATTATGTCATTGATTTAACCCACTGTTTCTTCATCCCACTCTGTTTTAATGTATGTCCTGTTTTGCTGCATCTGCAGCCATCAAACAGCAAGAGTGGCTTCATTTAGGAAATTAGTGCAACATATGTTCCCCTGGCAGCAGATATTTACATATGTATAAGCTTCCTGTAAGAGAAACCTTTAGTGCATTGAGTAATGCAGAAATAAATAAGCCCACGGTGTAACTCTTTGTTCCATATCATCTTAACCCCTGGCTTCATTTTGCCAAGTAGCTTGAGAAACCTAAGAAAAATTAACACAATACTTGCTGTAATACAACTATAcccttaaaaaataacaggTTAGTAAAGCTACTTATGCTTGACATATATGAAAAACAGGATGTTGAGTATTCTGTGAAAATTGAATCATTTAATTCAGTCAATGGTATAGTTATAGAGCTTGCTTTGTGCCTCAGAATCTCTGTGCATCCCAAACTCTTAATTGCATCAAAAACAAGCAATCATCCATCACAAGTAACAGTTTGACCCTCTGtcaagagattaaaaaaagtcaaGTGTATGTTACCCTGTTTAGAGATGATGGATGGGGAACAATCTTTCCAGAAAGATGTACAACAGATGCTTCTCTGCATTGCAAGCTTCCTTAGTAGCTAAAGTATCCTACTGcacaagacatctgaatgcatcatttGTCAGTACCTGCTTGAGCCTCTTGACCTCATGCTCCAGCTCCACCTCCCTGGTCCTGCAGTTGAAGTCTGCCAGACTGGTGGAAGAGCTGCGGCTGCGTCCAGGCCTCTCTGATTCCAGCTTGAAGAGCTGCAAATGCTCCAGCTCGCGACGCAAGTCCTCTATCAGCTGCACGCAGAGAAAGGACGAATGAACAATGTTACATAATGGCAGTGCAGTATTTTGGGGGTGTGGGTGTATGAGCCAGTAAAAACGCAGTGGGGGAgagaagagtaaaaaaaagaggaaacaggGTGCCCactctgtgcatgtgtctgaTTGCACAATATAGTCCCTCCTACCTCCTGCatgccttctttttctttctggaaCTGGTTTCTGTTCTGTCTCAGCTTGTCCATCATTTTCCTGTAGAGGTCCATCTCATCCTTCAGGCGTAAACTGGTGTCCTCCAGCTTGTCTGTCATCCTTTGCTTCTCCTGAGGGAAGACAGACACACGAATGAGAGGGACTTTCCTACTTGTCGTATACAAACGTAGATGTACACCCATATTAATACTGATGGACTACTTTAAATATGTACTGTcaagagcagctttttttctgaGGTTTgctgaaaatgttaattttatttcagtGCAGAATTATGCTCCTTTTTTCTCAGACATCTTGGTCACACATTCTAATTCTATGAGTTGGAGCCGACAGCTGTCGAGTGTCATCTACATAGGTCTCAGAATAGAGGTGTGGCTCAGAGCTATTCATCACAGCTCATCGTGTGAAAACACTACAGTTCCTCATTTTTATGGGTTGAACATGTTAAATTTACTGACTGGTTATTAACTCAGTTTTAATCAGTATTAGCCTGGGTTTCAACAAACTGATGCTGACTCAGGTGACATCAGTTGAGGCAATTTATAAAGTTTTAGGGGGCGTGTCCACTGCCGCCGTTTTTTGCGCTGGCAGCGCCTGTTCTCTATGCAAACTCTGTTCAGCGTTTTCAGTGCCCTAAGCGCAAAAACGCTCTGAGCGTCAGCTAATTTTTGTCGCAGCGCTCTAagcactctcagttgaaaacagtttaacttttggaacaccgccatgctcatcaatgtcacctcttgatcactgaccaatcagaaacaagaaggGGAGAGACTGCTGCAATCATCACTGTCAACACAATGGCGGAGGTCCGTGCGGAGGAGAAAAGTTAgcacacttgttttttggagATATAATTTcctggtttagagctgctgctgatgctcttacatgatttctatcaatattttttacagtttcatgttaaaatgccattgaatgaaaatatgtttgaagcatacagagcattttaaaacagacctaacaGGACGTGGAATTGTCGCAGGACGACCTTCGTTACCTAACAACAGTAAATGCTGGTGGgaagcactctgaaattgaggttatGGGCGCTCCTAGcgcaaaaaacagcagcagaggataCACTACCTTATTCAGTTACATTTAAGGccacaaaaatgtttttagacatttttttcGACATGTAAAGGTTCCCCTTTAATGTTATAATGAGGAAAGGATCAACAAGTTAAAAGAAAGCATGCTTAAAGCTTACCTCATCCAGTTTCTCCGTCTGTGATTTGAGCCGGCACATGTTCATTGAAAAGTCGTTATTCTCGTCCTCCAGCTGCTTTGCTCTAGAAACACATAACCTTGTATATTAGCTGACTGTTATTTATAAATCTAGTGTTTTTCTTAGTCAGCTAAAATACTGTTTAAGCAAACGTCCACAATATATGCTGAAGCTCCAGAGAAAACTGACTAACCCTAGGAGGCTTCTCTAATCTTTGATTAGCATAAAGTTTTACACTCTGCATCTTCTCTTAACAGACAGGCATGGCAGTGTTCATATCCAGGGGATTTAGGAGCAACCTTGTTTGATTTTTAGCATGATTGAGTATTTGTGTCTCTTACTTGTTGGACAGCAGCTCTATctgtgtatttttgtctctttccatCTTGCTGTAGGCCTCTCTGTGTCGTCTCAGCTCTgcctgcagattttgctctgcCCGTGTCTCCTGGTCCTTCAGCTGCTCCTCCAACTCATTAACCCTGATCAtgtcacaaaaaaatcaaaggcTCATTATTCCAAACTTGGGAcaataaatgaaacaataagtatcaaattaaaggtgcagtgtgaagTATTTTGCAACATTAAGCAGAATAAACGTTGAAGattcttcttgtccttgaaggccactgtCATTTCACAAaagggaggggtgagcaagggagtgtttcaatctagaatATGGCCTCTGAATATCGCTacatattcccatttctacacactgcaccttaaaGACTAAAATCCATCATATTGTCTCCAATGTTATATTTTAGAATAAAAAGTGTATTCCTGAGATCCATGTTTCTGACTTTACCTGTGTACTagctgtgtgttttcctgcttcAGCTTCGACTTAAGATCACCGTTCAACAGAATCTCATTCTCCAGTTCAGCCACCTTCTTCTCTAGAGAGCTCACCTGAAAGAAACAGATACAGTTGAATACATATGAATAAGGGTTTCACAAAAttacaggaaaaaaatacagaattcCACGAAAGTAATTTTGCATACCCAAAGTTTCAAAAGCCATGAAAATGCTAAGCCCTTTCCTTGAAATTTGCAGACGTCAGGGAAATCCTGACAGGGCTCATGCTGTGAATTAGCATTCTCAATTTAAGCTGTGCATCCATAATGAACAGCTCTTCACTCACTCTGATTTAAGTACCAACAGTGCTCAAAATGCTGAAGGGGAATTTTCAGTAGTGAAAAGGAACCAGCAATGGTCATTATTACTAACTGCAAGTTTTAGTTTGATGTTGAAAAAATGTGATACATAAACTTCGAAACAGCTGCATACAAAACAACAGCACACACAAAAGCCCACAAACACATCCTTACCTTCTCATTGATGTCGATGTCACAGGAGTCGATGCTGTCTCTAAATAGGTCTTCTGTGCTGCCGTTACTGCTGCTAAGGTTGCTGTTATGAAGCAGCTGCCtgctcaaaacacacacacacacattttaggAATCCATGGAAACATCCAGGTGAGGACCAGCTGGTTCTGGTGCACTTGcatttgtgtgtaagtgtgtgtgagtatgtgtgtgtctgagagtaAGACAGATCGAGGGACTGTAGGAGGTTTGTTCTGTCCTGCTGCTGCGAACTAACATACTATAGATGATATAGGACAAAGAGGAAGGTATCTAGCAGAGAAGCTGGTGCAAACAGtatccagacacacacagacacacaaaggctCGATTTAGATGCATCAGACAGACACCCACACAGGTGTGTCTATCTGACTCAGTCACACAATCAAGTGTGACATTCATGCAGTGATGTGAGTACAGCTGCCCCCTCTCACACTAATGGAATAACTTGAGAAAAGCTTCTGATCCATTACTGAGATTAGCAATGTGGAGAGGAAAGACGctaacaggagagaggaggggaggaagtgtagaggagagaaggggagagtgaggagaggagaggagaggagaggagaggagaggagaggagaggagaggagaggagaggagaggagaggagaggagaggagaggagaggagaggagaggagactgcCGATGTGGTGAGGATAGAGGATATCGTAAATTCCAGAATATAGGTTGTACTGAAATATAGGACACTGTTTATTTGGGTATCTCCGAGAGGGCAATTTTTTTGCAACAGCTccatataataaaatatatatcaaataaaATGCACATGTTTCTTCAACACTATTTCAACTCATTTCCATTTGAAACacaatcaaaacacacaaattatACTGTCTTGGCTTCACCACTTGATCAGACCCAGTAACAAAAACATTTCTAGTTGACATTTAACAGTCTTCCCCTGTGTGTCTCCATATGAATGTCCACGACATGCAGTTTCTGTGTAGCTCTTTTTAGTACCATCTGTGTTTGCCTTGTCAAGTTGGCAATCATGCAAACCACTGGTCTGGTACAGAGACCGAGCTCAGCCTACAGTAATGTTGATAGTTGTGATGGTGACGGATACTCTGGTGGTCATGACAgcacaattcaaattaaattcaaacaactttattaatccctctcGGGGCA
The Notolabrus celidotus isolate fNotCel1 chromosome 7, fNotCel1.pri, whole genome shotgun sequence DNA segment above includes these coding regions:
- the LOC117816051 gene encoding uncharacterized protein LOC117816051, which codes for MPQYNMNYEGRRRGTRPYSCKTNCQVNGQVPGTDLVNGVGHNGCPTAATKTSERTSNGTENVNRPQCMVNGHINHECKDYGGKRVPRRTTKKQGRVISAFNDASASGRVISAGVPGGVSVNGDAVALPCNSYRMNPEQSFKEGTKNRGTWTRFRHKKRGPKVKKPKIPISPPTAPQEEEDWEKDIKEITVTNWEKMSFGICPYGPDDLLSFNLRDLTLRQLDTVPPPVTAEYNPAARHPRPLKWSHYNIPTEPEQFADADE
- the rab11fip4b gene encoding LOW QUALITY PROTEIN: rab11 family-interacting protein 4B (The sequence of the model RefSeq protein was modified relative to this genomic sequence to represent the inferred CDS: inserted 1 base in 1 codon), with protein sequence MEEDFLPVSEHLLTYVRKLKEVFDVCDGDSDGLIHRKDLLHSGSQFGEEEQVKKLVKCLDCDSHGRINFKDFCCGVLTVKGYVGILKNKMXAQFITGLYETAKGCYEGAEEERLCPVIMCTRAHPDPVPECQLFPEEVDEPEEEVADEGRERESDRDSAVESTQGSDTSDGPIRPGDKEDALGDLFFPGEKIGQTSISVTSDLSTRSSASLNEEQFEDYGEGEEPDYIPSSPCPDDETRTNGYSDLGSSVPSSAGQTPRKVRQHYTGELMDVYCSQCSKKVNLLNDLEARLKNLKANSPNRKISSTAFGRQLLHNSNLSSSNGSTEDLFRDSIDSCDIDINEKVSSLEKKVAELENEILLNGDLKSKLKQENTQLVHRVNELEEQLKDQETRAEQNLQAELRRHREAYSKMERDKNTQIELLSNKAKQLEDENNDFSMNMCRLKSQTEKLDEEKQRMTDKLEDTSLRLKDEMDLYRKMMDKLRQNRNQFQKEKEGMQELIEDLRRELEHLQLFKLESERPGRSRSSSTSLADFNCRTREVELEHEVKRLKQRFVSQDFLPPEFQHLVLSGARLRPGLMENQKLREQNDELNGQILSLSLYEAKTLFATQTKAQSLAAEIDNASRDQLMEALKEQEEINLRLRQYMDKIILSILDHNPSILEIKN